Proteins encoded together in one Otariodibacter oris window:
- a CDS encoding phosphoglycerate kinase, with product MSVKKMADLDLAGKRLFIRADLNVPVKDGKVTSDTRIRATIPTLKLALQKGAKVMVTSHLGRPTEGVFEEANSLQPVVDYLNEALDVPVRLVRDYLDGVEVNENEIVVLENVRINKGEKKNDPELGKKYAALCDVFVMDAFGTAHRAQASTYGVAEYAPVACAGPLLAAELDALGKALKEPQHPMLAIVGGSKVSTKLTVLDSLSKIADQIIVGGGIANTFIAAEGKNVGKSLYEEDLIPEAQRLAKATTIPVPVDVRVGLEFSENAVATEKAVADIKEDESIFDIGDKSAEELANIIRNAKTILWNGPVGVFEFPNFRKGTEIVANAIAEATANGAFSIAGGGDTLAAIDLFGIKDKISYISTGGGAFLEFVEGKVLPAVEILEKRAND from the coding sequence ATGTCCGTAAAAAAAATGGCTGATCTTGATCTTGCAGGTAAACGCCTTTTTATCCGTGCAGACCTTAATGTACCAGTTAAAGATGGTAAAGTTACATCAGATACGCGTATTCGTGCGACGATCCCTACTTTAAAATTGGCATTGCAAAAAGGGGCAAAAGTGATGGTTACTTCTCACTTAGGTCGTCCTACTGAAGGTGTGTTTGAAGAGGCTAACTCTTTACAACCTGTCGTAGATTACTTAAATGAGGCATTAGATGTCCCTGTACGTTTAGTTCGTGATTACCTAGATGGCGTTGAAGTGAATGAAAATGAAATCGTTGTACTTGAAAACGTGCGTATCAATAAAGGTGAAAAGAAAAATGATCCTGAGTTAGGTAAAAAATATGCCGCACTTTGTGATGTCTTTGTGATGGATGCGTTCGGTACAGCTCACCGTGCTCAAGCTTCAACTTACGGTGTAGCTGAATATGCTCCTGTTGCGTGTGCCGGTCCATTATTAGCAGCTGAATTAGACGCATTAGGTAAAGCATTAAAAGAGCCACAACACCCAATGTTAGCGATTGTAGGGGGATCAAAAGTTTCAACCAAATTAACGGTATTAGATTCTCTTTCTAAAATTGCAGATCAAATCATCGTTGGTGGTGGTATCGCAAATACATTTATCGCTGCAGAAGGCAAAAATGTTGGTAAATCACTTTACGAAGAAGATTTAATTCCTGAAGCACAACGTTTAGCAAAAGCGACAACAATTCCTGTTCCAGTTGACGTGCGTGTTGGTTTAGAGTTCAGCGAAAATGCAGTTGCAACAGAAAAAGCAGTAGCTGATATTAAAGAAGATGAATCTATTTTTGATATTGGTGACAAATCTGCAGAAGAATTAGCAAATATTATTCGCAATGCAAAAACTATTCTTTGGAATGGTCCTGTAGGTGTCTTTGAATTTCCTAACTTCCGTAAAGGAACAGAAATCGTCGCAAATGCAATCGCAGAAGCAACAGCAAATGGTGCGTTCTCAATTGCAGGTGGTGGCGATACTTTAGCGGCAATTGATTTATTTGGTATCAAAGATAAGATTTCTTATATTTCAACAGGTGGCGGTGCTTTCTTAGAATTTGTTGAAGGCAAAGTATTACCAGCCGTTGAAATCTTAGAGAAACGTGCTAACGATTAA